One genomic region from Salvia hispanica cultivar TCC Black 2014 chromosome 2, UniMelb_Shisp_WGS_1.0, whole genome shotgun sequence encodes:
- the LOC125207347 gene encoding biotin carboxylase 1, chloroplastic-like, with amino-acid sequence MDSAAMTFCSNSVCSRPGLFMEATPGIRSSQCSFMTGNKFNFLRQRVQASRTGTKSGKRGGALAATCRDDKILVANRGEIAVRVIRTAHEMGIPCVAVYSTIDKDALHVKLADEAVCIGEAPSSQSYLVIPNVLSAAISRDCTMLHPGYGFLSENAVFVDMCREHGINFIGPNPDSIRVMGDKSTARETMKNAGVPTVPGSDGLLQSTEEAIKLADEIGYPVMIKATAGGGGRGMRLAKERDEFVKLMQQAKSEAAAAFGNDGVYLEKYIQNPRHIEFQVLADKYGNVVHFGERDCSIQRRNQKLLEEAPSPALTPELRKAMGDAAVAAAASIGYIGVGTVEFLLDERGSFYFMEMNTRIQVEHPVTEMISSVDLIEEQISVARGEKLRYTQDDIVLRGHSIECRINAEDAFKNFRPGPGRITTYLPAGGPFVRMDSHVYPNYVVPPSYDSLLGKLIVWGPTRERAIERMKRALNDTIITGVPTTIDYHKLILEVEDFKTGKVDTAFIPKHEEELAAPLADEPSMSRNELISAA; translated from the exons ATGGACTCCGCGGCCATGACATTTTGCAGCAATTCAGTTTGCTCGCGCCCC GGTTTATTCATGGAGGCTACGCCTGGAATCAGGAGCTCCCAGTGTAGCTTCATGACAGGGAATAAGTTTAATTTCCTTCGTCAGAGGGTCCAGGCTTCTCGGACTGGTACTAAATCTGGAAAGCGTGGTGGCGCGCTTGCAGCCACATGCCGTGATGATAAAATTCTGGTGGCTAACAGAGGAGAGATTGCTGTTCGTGTCATTCGGACAGCCCATGAAATGGGAATCCCTTGTGTAGCGGTTTACTCAACAATCGATAAAGATGCACTTCATGTGAAACTTGCTGATGAGGCTGTATGCATTGGAGAAGCACCAAGCAGTCAATC tTACTTGGTAATTCCGAATGTCTTATCTGCTGCAATCAGCCGTGATTGTACCATGCTTCATCCTGGATATGGGTTCCTTTCTGAGAATGCTGTTTTCGTTGACATGTGCCGAGAGCATGGGATCAACTTTATTGGGCCAAAT CCTGACAGCATTCGGGTGATGGGTGACAAATCAACAGCTAGAGAAACAATGAAGAATGCTGGAGTTCCGACTGTCCCTGGAAGTGATGGTTTGTTACAG AGTACTGAAGAAGCAATTAAACTTGCTGATGAGATCGGTTACCCTGTCATGATAAAG GCAACAGCAGGTGGCGGAGGACGTGGAATGCGCCTTGCAAAAGAGCGTGATGAGTTTGTGAAGTTGATGCAG CAAGCTAAAAGTGAGGCTGCAGCTGCATTTGGTAATGATGGTGTATACCTTGAGAAATATATCCAAAATCCAAGGCATATTGAGTTCCAG GTTTTGGCTGACAAATACGGTAATGTCGTACACTTTGGGGAGCGTGATTGTAGCATTCAG AGGAGAAACCAGAAATTGCTAGAAGAAGCACCTTCCCCTGCATTGACACCAGAACTTCGGAAAGCCATGGGTGATGCGGCAGTTGCAGCAGCTGCATCCATAGGCTACATAGGCGTCGGTACAGTTGAATTCCTCTTGGATGAAAGAGGCTCATTTTACTTCATGGAGATGAACACTAGGATCCAG GTTGAGCACCCTGTTACTGAAATGATATCCTCTGTGGACCTAATTGAAGAACAGATTAGTGTAGCACGGGGTGAGAAGCTCCGTTACACACAG GATGACATTGTGCTCCGAGGACACTCAATAGAATGTCGTATTAATGCAGAAGACGctttcaaaaatttcagaCCGGGACCAG GGAGAATTACTACTTATTTGCCGGCTGGAGGTCCATTTGTGCGAATGGACAGCCATGTTTACCCAAATTATGTGGTTCCACCGAGCTATGATTCTCTTCTTGGAAAG CTTATTGTCTGGGGTCCAACGAGGGAAAGGGCAATTGAGCGCATGAAAAGGGCTCTTAATGACACCATTATTACAG GTGTTCCAACAACGATCGATTACCATAAGCTCATCCTAGAAGTCGAG GACTTCAAAACTGGCAAGGTGGACACTGCTTTTATCCCAAAACACGAAGAAGAGCTCGCTGCG CCGCTGGCGGATGAACCTTCTATGAGCCGGAACGAGCTGATCAGCGCGGCCTAA
- the LOC125206366 gene encoding uncharacterized protein LOC125206366 — MDSDNENFQRAIDEEFEELIAAVQAEADEEEEAAAVPRPIYRRRYINRDHAGANQRLLEDYFGDNPRYPPNIFRRRFRMSQRLFIHIAYCLSQRYRCFTLRHDATGRPGLLTYQKCTVAIRQLAYARPADMFDEYLQMGETTALKTLSQFCKGIKEIFKGEYLRKPTVEECRPGPINMHGTSASFFGHDGKHRLHAPGVEELPGGLEGAIRFWFQRATSHDDP, encoded by the coding sequence ATGGATTCCGacaatgaaaattttcaacgaGCGATCGATGAGGAGTTCGAAGAACTCATTGCAGCGGTGCAAGCTGAAGcggacgaggaggaggaggcggcggcggtcCCTCGGCCGATCTACCGTCGGCGGTATATCAACCGTGACCATGCCGGAGCCAACCAGCGGTTGCTGGAAGACTACTTCGGCGATAACCCCCGTTATCCGCCGAACATTTTTCGTCGGCGATTCAGAATGTCGCAACGACTCTTCATCCACATTGCGTATTGTTTGTCTCAGCGGTACAGATGCTTCACCTTGCGTCATGATGCCACCGGTCGACCCGGATTGTTGACATATCAAAAGTGCACGGTGGCAATTAGGCAGCTTGCCTATGCCAGGCCTGCTgacatgttcgacgaataTTTGCAGATGGGCGAAACGACTGCCCTTAAGACGCTGAGTCAGTTTTGCAAGGGTATCAAAGAAATCTTCAAAGGGGAGTATCTACGGAAACCAACGGTCGAGGAATGCAGGCCCGGCCCGATAAATATGCACGGGACGAGTGCATCATTTTTCGGGCATGATGGGAAACATCGATTGCATGCACCGGGAGTGGAGGAATTGCCCGGTGGCTTGGAAGGGGCAATTCGCTTCTGGTTTCAAAGGGCGacatcccacgatgatccttga
- the LOC125203290 gene encoding transcription factor SRM1-like: MPAVDTSSSLWSREQDMQFEKAIAAYPENSSDRWEKIAADVSGKSVEEIKQHYELLVEDVSRIESGFVEVPSYNPSSDGSSSLAGDDVPAKKGGSFGHLNCDAKSSRSDQERRKGIAWTEDEHRLFLLGLDKYGKGDWRSISRNFVVTRTPTQVASHAQKYFIRLNSMNKDRRRSSIHDITSVANGDVSVPQAPITGQANGVPPVKPGKQVVGGAAAHGVTMYGAPTMGQPIGVVSAVGTPVSLPPPPHMAYGVGTPVPMVPGAPMAYHASVHR; encoded by the exons ATGCCTGCTGTTGATACAAGTAGCTCTCTGTGGAGTAGGGAGCAGGATATGCAGTTTGAGAAGGCAATAGCTGCTTATCCTGAGAATTCTTCAGACAGATGGGAGAAAATTGCAGCTGACGTTTCTGGGAAATCAGTGGAGGAGATTAAGCAGCACTATGAGCTCCTAGTGGAAGATGTTAGCCGCATAGAATCCGGTTTTGTTGAGGTTCCTAGCTACAATCCTTCCTCAGATGGGTCATCCAGCCTTGCTGGTGATGATGTGCCTGCTAAAAAAGGCGGCAGTTTTGGCCATTTAAACTGCGATGCCAAGTCATCCCGCTCCGATCAGGAACGCCGTAAGGGGATTGCTTGGACAGAGGATGAACATAG ATTGTTCCTCCTTGGTTTGGACAAATACGGAAAGGGTGACTGGAGGAGCATTTCTCGTAACTTTGTGGTGACGAGGACCCCCACGCAGGTGGCCAGCCACGCTCAGAAGTACTTCATCCGCCTCAACTCCATGAACAAGGACAGGAGGCGTTCCAGCATCCACGACATCACCAGCGTTGCCAATGGGGACGTGTCCGTGCCCCAAGCTCCAATCACCGGCCAGGCCAACGGAGTCCCACCTGTTAAACCCGGAAAGCAGGTGGTGGGTGGTGCAGCAGCTCATGGAGTGACCATGTATGGCGCGCCAACCATGGGGCAACCCATAGGCGTTGTCTCAGCAGTCGGGACGCCAGTGAGCCTCCCTCCACCACCACACATGGCCTATGGCGTGGGGACACCTGTCCCGATGGTGCCTGGCGCCCCGATGGCGTACCACGCCTCGGTTCACAGGTGA